One genomic segment of Terrihabitans soli includes these proteins:
- a CDS encoding Mrp/NBP35 family ATP-binding protein, whose translation MTLSRDDILRALAAVPAPDGRGSLADSPQISEIAINDGRVSFAIQTTPDKAKSLETLRAAAEAAVKSVPGVTDVLVALTADRPAGASKASPQVATSGAEIRQAKLDVRHIIAIASGKGGVGKSTTAANIALALAGKNLRVGLLDADVYGPSVPILFGLTHKPESDGKIIQPITAYGIKLMSIGFLIDSNTAMVWRGPMVMSAITQMLKDVDWGSLDVLVVDMPPGTGDAQLTMAQQTRLSGAVIVSTPQDIALADARRGVAMFRKVDVPILGVVENMSYFCCPNCGTRTDIFGHGGAEAEAERLGVAFLGEIPLHARVRELSDAGTPIVAVEPESEHAKAYSAIADMIWTRLEAGTGQRAAPKIIVN comes from the coding sequence ATGACCCTTTCCAGAGACGATATTCTGCGCGCGCTGGCGGCGGTTCCCGCCCCGGACGGGCGTGGCAGCCTCGCGGACTCTCCACAGATTTCTGAAATTGCGATCAATGACGGGCGGGTATCGTTTGCCATCCAGACGACGCCCGACAAGGCCAAATCGCTCGAGACGCTGCGTGCGGCGGCGGAGGCTGCGGTGAAAAGCGTGCCGGGCGTGACCGATGTTCTTGTTGCGCTGACGGCCGACCGGCCGGCGGGCGCCAGCAAGGCGTCTCCGCAAGTTGCGACAAGCGGCGCCGAAATCCGTCAGGCCAAGCTCGATGTGCGCCACATCATTGCCATCGCATCGGGGAAGGGCGGTGTCGGAAAATCCACGACCGCCGCCAATATTGCGCTCGCTCTGGCCGGAAAAAATCTGCGCGTCGGCCTGCTCGATGCGGATGTGTATGGACCCTCCGTGCCGATCCTCTTCGGCTTGACGCACAAGCCTGAATCCGACGGCAAGATCATCCAGCCGATCACCGCATATGGGATAAAGCTGATGTCGATCGGATTTCTGATCGATTCCAATACCGCGATGGTGTGGCGCGGACCGATGGTGATGAGCGCAATCACCCAGATGCTGAAAGACGTCGATTGGGGTTCGCTCGATGTGCTTGTCGTCGATATGCCGCCGGGCACCGGCGATGCGCAGCTGACCATGGCGCAGCAGACGCGCCTGTCGGGCGCCGTCATCGTATCGACACCGCAGGACATCGCACTCGCAGATGCGCGGCGCGGCGTTGCGATGTTCAGAAAGGTCGACGTTCCGATCCTCGGTGTCGTCGAGAATATGAGCTATTTCTGCTGCCCCAATTGCGGCACGCGGACAGATATTTTCGGGCATGGCGGAGCGGAAGCCGAGGCCGAACGGCTCGGCGTTGCGTTCCTCGGCGAAATTCCGCTGCATGCGCGCGTTCGCGAATTGTCGGATGCCGGCACCCCGATCGTTGCCGTCGAGCCCGAAAGCGAGCATGCCAAGGCCTATTCAGCCATTGCCGACATGATCTGGACCCGGCTCGAGGCCGGCACGGGCCAGCGCGCCGCGCCGAAGATCATCGTCAATTAG
- the otsB gene encoding trehalose-phosphatase — MNLVEDMTRPPAAIAISQPELPAELSDLALFLDVDGTLIDIAPSPDLVVIPPKLIPLLERLSLKLGGALALVTGREIGVVDTMFAPLKLPVAGVHGAELRFADGTLKGTPIHPELARITEELKTFAAENEGLLVEPKGRAVAIHYRLNPALGEDVEAFVREVVDRGTDGLEIQPGKMVVEVRPAKIDKGRAIGVFLETEPYVGRTPLVIGDDWTDEPGFRTANARGGRSIRVGRDKRPTEANESLPDPEAVRRWLAAMLGEI, encoded by the coding sequence ATGAACCTGGTCGAGGACATGACGCGCCCGCCGGCAGCCATAGCCATATCGCAGCCGGAGCTTCCGGCTGAGCTTTCGGACCTTGCTCTTTTCCTCGATGTCGACGGGACGCTGATCGATATCGCCCCGAGCCCCGACCTCGTCGTCATCCCGCCCAAACTCATTCCGCTGCTTGAGCGGCTGTCGTTGAAACTCGGCGGCGCGCTGGCGCTTGTGACAGGCCGCGAGATCGGCGTTGTCGATACGATGTTTGCGCCGCTCAAACTGCCGGTCGCCGGCGTGCACGGCGCCGAGCTTCGCTTTGCCGACGGCACGCTGAAGGGCACGCCGATCCACCCCGAACTCGCCCGCATTACTGAAGAGCTGAAGACTTTTGCAGCCGAGAACGAAGGGCTTCTCGTCGAGCCGAAGGGGCGGGCGGTCGCGATCCATTACCGTCTCAACCCAGCGCTCGGCGAAGATGTCGAGGCGTTTGTGCGCGAGGTCGTCGACCGCGGCACGGACGGTCTGGAAATTCAGCCCGGGAAAATGGTCGTCGAAGTCAGGCCGGCAAAAATCGACAAAGGGCGTGCAATCGGCGTGTTTCTTGAAACGGAACCCTATGTCGGCAGGACGCCGCTCGTGATCGGCGATGACTGGACCGACGAGCCGGGATTTCGCACCGCCAATGCGCGCGGCGGACGATCGATCCGCGTCGGACGCGACAAGCGTCCGACCGAAGCCAATGAGAGCCTGCCCGATCCGGAGGCCGTGCGCCGCTGGCTCGCCGCCATGCTGGGAGAGATTTGA
- the otsA gene encoding alpha,alpha-trehalose-phosphate synthase (UDP-forming) gives MPRLVVVSNRVPVPSPKGSTATAGGLAVALEAALKSHGGLWFGWSGKTSGDREIEWLEIRDFGNVTYAVADLNRRDVDEYYAGFANRALWPLCHYRLDLTDFSRKDMAGYFRVNRSFARLLAPLLRPDDLIWVHDYHLIPLAAELRHMGVKNRIGYFHHIPWPPADVLSTLPVHDTIMRGLAAYDLVGLQTDYDVENFAGCMVREGFGRALGGNWYESYGHRFQVGAFPIGIDTDIFVQMAEEGLKNPIAKRTKESLNDRDLVIGVDRLDYSKGIGQRIEAFSRFIEMSPSAKGHVTFLQITPKSRSEVPEYADMQKEIAELTGRVNGQLGDVDWVPIRYVNKTVSRAALAGLYRIARAGLVTPLRDGMNLVAKEFVAAQDPNDPGVLVLSRFAGAAREMDGALIVNPYDTEATANAIGRAISMPVEARRERYNSMMPKLREHDVAAWCRSYLDVLSQATEPQSEGLRALS, from the coding sequence GTGCCGCGTCTCGTCGTCGTTTCAAACCGCGTGCCCGTGCCGTCGCCGAAAGGCTCGACGGCCACGGCCGGCGGACTCGCCGTTGCCCTGGAAGCCGCCCTCAAATCGCATGGCGGTCTCTGGTTCGGCTGGTCTGGAAAAACGAGCGGCGACCGCGAGATCGAATGGCTCGAAATCCGCGATTTCGGCAATGTCACTTATGCAGTGGCGGACCTTAACCGCCGCGATGTCGACGAATATTACGCAGGCTTCGCCAATCGCGCGCTCTGGCCGCTCTGCCACTACAGGCTCGATCTGACCGATTTTTCGCGCAAGGACATGGCGGGCTATTTCCGCGTCAACCGTTCCTTTGCGCGGCTTCTGGCGCCGCTCTTGCGCCCCGACGATCTGATCTGGGTGCACGATTATCATCTGATCCCGCTGGCAGCGGAGCTGCGCCATATGGGCGTGAAGAACCGCATCGGCTATTTTCACCACATCCCGTGGCCGCCTGCCGATGTGCTGTCGACGCTGCCCGTGCACGACACGATCATGCGCGGCCTTGCCGCCTACGATCTCGTCGGTCTGCAAACCGATTACGATGTCGAGAATTTCGCCGGCTGCATGGTGCGCGAAGGTTTCGGCCGCGCGCTCGGCGGCAATTGGTATGAAAGCTACGGCCACAGGTTCCAGGTCGGTGCGTTCCCCATCGGCATCGACACCGATATCTTTGTGCAGATGGCGGAGGAGGGGCTGAAAAACCCCATTGCCAAGCGCACGAAGGAAAGCCTCAACGACCGCGACCTCGTCATCGGCGTCGACCGGCTCGATTATTCCAAGGGCATCGGCCAGCGTATCGAGGCGTTCTCGCGCTTCATCGAGATGAGCCCGAGCGCCAAGGGACATGTCACCTTCCTGCAGATCACACCGAAATCGCGTTCCGAAGTGCCCGAATACGCGGACATGCAGAAGGAGATCGCGGAGCTGACCGGCCGCGTGAACGGCCAGCTCGGCGATGTCGACTGGGTGCCGATCCGCTATGTGAACAAGACGGTGAGCCGCGCGGCGCTCGCAGGGCTTTACCGCATCGCCCGCGCGGGCCTCGTCACCCCGTTGCGAGACGGCATGAATCTCGTCGCCAAGGAGTTTGTTGCGGCGCAGGATCCGAACGATCCCGGCGTCCTCGTTCTGTCGCGCTTTGCGGGCGCGGCACGCGAAATGGACGGCGCGCTGATCGTCAATCCCTACGATACCGAAGCCACCGCCAACGCCATCGGCCGCGCCATCTCGATGCCCGTCGAGGCGCGGCGCGAGCGCTATAATTCGATGATGCCGAAATTGCGCGAGCATGATGTTGCCGCCTGGTGCCGGAGCTATCTCGACGTTCTTTCTCAGGCCACCGAACCGCAGAGCGAAGGCCTGCGCGCGCTGAGCTGA
- a CDS encoding gamma-butyrobetaine hydroxylase-like domain-containing protein — protein MTDKTEPWPTELKLVDEKHALHICWDDNRHDTLDAEYLRVESPSAEVQGHTPAEKQIVPGKKAVTIRDVIPVGSYAVRLVFSDGHSTGIFTWRYLRKLTDERGDIWMKYLEALAARGLNRG, from the coding sequence ATGACCGATAAAACCGAACCCTGGCCGACAGAGCTGAAGCTCGTCGACGAAAAACACGCGCTCCACATCTGCTGGGACGACAACCGGCATGACACGCTCGATGCGGAATATCTGCGCGTCGAAAGCCCGAGCGCCGAAGTGCAGGGCCACACGCCCGCCGAAAAGCAGATCGTGCCCGGCAAAAAGGCGGTTACAATCCGCGACGTCATTCCTGTCGGCAGCTATGCGGTCAGGCTGGTTTTCAGCGACGGTCATTCGACCGGAATTTTCACCTGGCGCTATCTGCGAAAGCTGACCGACGAGCGCGGCGATATCTGGATGAAATACCTGGAGGCGCTCGCGGCGCGGGGGCTGAACCGGGGCTGA
- a CDS encoding helix-turn-helix domain-containing protein, whose amino-acid sequence MAAKRTLLNPVDSQVGSRMRARRLVLGISQEDLGKAVGVSFQQIQKYEKGANRIGASRLQKLAHALQVPISYFFEGMGVGTSDTESDDLMAFLATAQGLTLAKGFMRIKSPIVRRRILEFVASVADD is encoded by the coding sequence ATGGCTGCAAAAAGAACACTGCTTAATCCTGTCGACTCGCAGGTCGGTTCGCGTATGCGCGCGCGCCGCCTCGTGCTCGGCATTTCTCAGGAAGATCTCGGCAAGGCTGTCGGGGTCTCTTTTCAGCAAATTCAGAAATATGAGAAGGGCGCCAACCGTATCGGCGCATCTCGGCTGCAAAAGCTCGCGCATGCCCTGCAGGTGCCGATCTCCTATTTCTTCGAAGGCATGGGCGTAGGTACATCAGACACCGAGAGCGACGATCTGATGGCTTTCCTCGCAACGGCGCAGGGATTGACGCTGGCCAAGGGCTTTATGCGGATCAAAAGCCCGATCGTGCGCCGGCGGATTCTGGAATTCGTCGCATCCGTCGCAGACGATTAG
- a CDS encoding LysR family transcriptional regulator produces MKRYPLPGLDVFLSVARHGSLRAAAADRGVRPSAISQQLKALEIELGAPLFVRSTRSIRLTDAGELLLMRAQPAMANLVEGLEEIRALSEVPSGILKITVPEFALKLVLMPKLLEFQKAYPNVTLEVSVDDGLVDIISKGFHAGIRSGHQLHEDMVAVRLTPPLKDAFFAAPSYLDLHGRPKTPEDLAEHTCIIYRYVVSKRLERWRFLINGEEVEIPVSGRMIVNNTSFLLESTLAGYGIASFYEASIRDHVREGRLEHILKNYVTEYPGIYLYFPKSLQKLRRLRVFIDWFAVRAGQEPWAPID; encoded by the coding sequence ATGAAGCGCTACCCGCTCCCGGGTCTTGACGTTTTTCTCTCGGTCGCACGGCACGGTTCGCTTCGCGCCGCCGCCGCTGATCGCGGCGTTCGTCCTTCTGCCATCAGCCAGCAATTGAAAGCGCTTGAGATTGAACTGGGGGCACCGCTTTTTGTGCGCTCCACGCGGTCTATTCGCCTGACCGATGCCGGCGAACTGCTTCTGATGCGAGCTCAGCCCGCCATGGCCAATCTGGTCGAGGGGCTTGAGGAGATAAGGGCGCTGAGCGAGGTGCCCTCCGGAATCCTGAAAATCACGGTTCCCGAATTTGCGCTGAAACTCGTCCTCATGCCGAAGCTTCTGGAGTTTCAGAAGGCCTATCCCAATGTGACGCTTGAGGTTTCGGTGGATGACGGGCTCGTCGATATCATCTCGAAAGGCTTTCACGCCGGGATCAGATCCGGCCATCAACTGCATGAAGACATGGTCGCGGTGCGTCTGACGCCGCCGCTGAAAGATGCGTTTTTCGCAGCGCCGTCTTATCTCGATTTGCACGGCCGCCCGAAAACTCCCGAAGACCTCGCCGAGCATACCTGCATCATCTACCGCTATGTCGTGTCGAAGCGGCTGGAACGCTGGCGGTTTCTGATCAATGGCGAGGAGGTCGAGATACCCGTCAGCGGACGGATGATCGTCAACAATACAAGCTTTCTCCTGGAGTCAACGCTTGCCGGCTACGGCATCGCCTCGTTCTACGAGGCGTCGATCCGCGATCATGTGCGGGAAGGGCGGCTGGAACACATCCTCAAAAACTATGTGACCGAGTATCCCGGAATCTATCTCTATTTCCCGAAGAGCCTGCAAAAGCTCAGACGGCTGCGCGTGTTTATCGACTGGTTTGCCGTGCGCGCCGGGCAGGAACCCTGGGCGCCGATCGACTAG
- a CDS encoding LexA family transcriptional regulator: MKDKYPNGLRAAMDAKAIGVTDLATSVGTSKQNIQRWRDQERKLPVEWAEEISRELDIDLTSLLLPQVGPRGAPLISWVSAGGLKTPSVVLEANEAKMVYAHDLDPKGDWIALQVEGDSMDRISPPESVIFVNRKDRRLVPNACYVIADAEGGQASYKRFRPNPDRWEPVSTNPDHQPVIVKKGREPVIVGRVRKTLLSM; this comes from the coding sequence ATGAAGGACAAATATCCGAACGGTCTGCGGGCGGCCATGGACGCGAAAGCGATCGGCGTGACCGATCTGGCGACGTCCGTCGGTACCTCGAAACAGAACATCCAGCGCTGGAGGGATCAGGAGCGGAAGCTTCCGGTCGAATGGGCGGAAGAAATCAGCCGCGAACTCGACATCGATCTCACTTCGCTGCTTCTTCCGCAGGTCGGGCCGCGCGGCGCGCCGCTGATCTCCTGGGTCAGTGCCGGCGGGCTGAAGACGCCGAGCGTCGTACTCGAGGCGAACGAAGCAAAAATGGTCTATGCGCACGATCTCGATCCGAAAGGCGACTGGATCGCGTTGCAGGTCGAAGGCGACAGCATGGATCGCATCAGCCCGCCCGAAAGCGTCATCTTCGTCAATCGCAAGGATCGCCGTCTCGTCCCCAATGCCTGCTATGTCATCGCCGATGCGGAAGGCGGTCAGGCCAGCTACAAACGCTTCCGTCCCAATCCCGATCGCTGGGAGCCGGTCTCGACCAATCCAGATCATCAGCCGGTCATCGTCAAGAAAGGCCGCGAGCCGGTGATCGTCGGCCGTGTCCGCAAGACGCTCCTCAGCATGTGA
- a CDS encoding GcrA family cell cycle regulator — protein sequence MSCADDKIKIVQTKWTPEEDARLRCLIEANRSAAQTATELGRSRSSVLGRAFRLGIGFHGEGAKTLRFFPGMAPKTGLDLRRLEQIELYREYREEPDPSEDRSKARSFLEAMGRPVCTWFLKGEEGRRGLVCGHRTLPGSSYCAHHKAKSVAPPEEAGEDEEPKAARNLGEAA from the coding sequence ATGAGCTGCGCGGACGACAAGATCAAAATCGTTCAGACGAAATGGACGCCGGAAGAAGATGCGCGTCTCCGATGCCTGATCGAAGCCAACCGTTCGGCGGCTCAAACGGCGACAGAACTTGGCCGCTCGCGCAGCTCGGTGCTCGGGCGCGCGTTCCGTCTCGGCATCGGCTTTCACGGCGAGGGTGCAAAGACTCTCCGCTTCTTTCCGGGCATGGCGCCGAAAACGGGGCTCGATCTCCGACGGCTCGAGCAGATCGAACTCTACCGCGAATATCGCGAGGAACCGGACCCGAGCGAAGACCGCAGCAAAGCGCGCTCGTTTCTCGAAGCGATGGGACGCCCGGTCTGCACCTGGTTTCTCAAGGGAGAAGAGGGACGGCGCGGGCTTGTCTGCGGACACCGGACTCTGCCCGGCTCGTCCTATTGCGCGCACCACAAGGCCAAAAGCGTGGCGCCGCCCGAAGAGGCCGGTGAAGATGAGGAGCCGAAGGCTGCCCGCAACCTGGGAGAAGCCGCATGA